A window of the Bradyrhizobium ottawaense genome harbors these coding sequences:
- a CDS encoding beta-ketoacyl-ACP synthase, with amino-acid sequence MTEFKSPPAKEVWITGIGIVSSLGEGLDAHWDALNQKRINTEAQRFAPYIVHPLAPVSFDAQIPKKGDQRQMEAWQRIGTYAAGLALDSAGIKGNAEILGRTDMIVAAGGGERDLAVDLAIMNADANGNSGPGFLNERLMNDLRPTLFLAQLSNLLAGNIAIVHGVCGTSRTFMGEEAASIDAARIALARIESGQSDIALVGAAHNGERSDLLVLYEFGDFNLTDNFAPVWARENNSGFALGSAGCFLVLESREHAEARGAKPYAKLTKVVADLAQRKQPGAVTRSLEAMWPKLGVLTDNGNLITGATGVEPVTSEEKAFLAQHPGFAVRATGTMFGHTLETQFPLGLALAALSISRGALFPPNDPTGLEVEKQDAPTQIVVMGTGHWQGEGMALVEAIK; translated from the coding sequence ATGACTGAGTTCAAATCCCCGCCTGCAAAGGAAGTCTGGATCACCGGCATCGGCATCGTGTCCTCGCTCGGCGAAGGGCTGGACGCGCACTGGGATGCGCTGAACCAGAAGCGGATCAATACCGAAGCCCAGCGCTTCGCGCCCTACATCGTGCACCCGCTCGCCCCAGTTTCGTTCGACGCCCAGATTCCGAAAAAGGGCGATCAGCGCCAGATGGAAGCCTGGCAGCGCATCGGCACCTATGCCGCGGGGCTGGCGCTGGATTCCGCCGGGATCAAGGGCAATGCGGAAATCCTCGGCCGCACCGACATGATCGTCGCCGCCGGCGGCGGCGAGCGCGACCTTGCGGTCGACCTCGCGATCATGAACGCCGACGCCAACGGCAATTCCGGGCCCGGCTTCCTCAACGAGCGGCTGATGAACGACCTGCGGCCGACGCTGTTTCTGGCCCAGCTCTCCAACCTGCTCGCCGGCAACATCGCCATCGTCCACGGCGTCTGCGGGACGTCGCGGACCTTCATGGGCGAGGAAGCCGCCTCGATCGACGCGGCACGGATTGCGCTCGCCCGAATCGAATCCGGACAGAGCGACATCGCCCTGGTCGGCGCCGCGCATAATGGCGAGCGTTCCGATCTGCTGGTGCTTTACGAGTTCGGCGACTTCAACCTGACCGACAACTTCGCACCTGTGTGGGCGCGCGAGAACAACAGCGGTTTCGCGCTCGGCTCCGCCGGCTGTTTCCTGGTGCTGGAATCCCGCGAGCACGCCGAAGCGCGCGGCGCCAAGCCTTACGCGAAACTGACGAAGGTGGTCGCCGACCTCGCGCAGCGCAAGCAGCCGGGCGCGGTGACCAGATCGCTGGAAGCGATGTGGCCGAAGCTCGGCGTGCTCACCGACAACGGCAACCTCATCACCGGCGCCACCGGCGTGGAACCGGTAACGTCGGAAGAAAAGGCGTTCCTGGCCCAGCATCCCGGCTTTGCGGTGCGCGCCACCGGGACGATGTTCGGCCACACGCTGGAGACGCAATTTCCGCTCGGGCTCGCACTGGCCGCACTTTCGATCTCGCGCGGCGCCCTGTTTCCGCCCAACGATCCGACCGGCCTCGAGGTTGAAAAACAGGACGCGCCGACCCAGATTGTGGTGATGGGGACCGGCCACTGGCAGGGCGAAGGCATGGCGCTGGTGGAAGCGATCAAGTAA
- a CDS encoding ParB-like protein, whose protein sequence is MANTREPILKPVPILSLRPTQMTVGMREVKEKSKRWREHKSEKKRAELLGKHMIPVVLGPDQRYYVVDHHHLARALHAEGVKDILVTVIGDLTMVQRDAFWGVMDNKRWVYPYDAKGERRHFKDLPKSVIDLKDDPFRSLAGELRRAGGFAKDTTPFSEFLWADFLRRKMSRKSVEENFAKAIEKGLGFVKSKDAVYLPGWCGPTTDD, encoded by the coding sequence ATGGCCAATACGCGCGAACCCATTCTCAAGCCGGTCCCGATCCTGTCGCTGCGTCCGACCCAGATGACGGTCGGAATGCGGGAAGTGAAGGAAAAGAGCAAGCGCTGGCGCGAGCACAAGTCGGAAAAGAAGCGCGCCGAGTTGCTCGGCAAGCACATGATCCCGGTCGTGCTCGGGCCGGACCAACGCTACTACGTGGTCGACCACCATCATCTCGCGCGCGCGCTGCACGCGGAAGGCGTCAAGGACATCCTGGTGACCGTGATTGGCGATCTCACCATGGTCCAACGCGACGCGTTCTGGGGGGTGATGGACAACAAACGGTGGGTCTATCCTTACGACGCCAAAGGCGAACGCCGGCATTTCAAGGACCTGCCGAAATCGGTGATCGATCTCAAGGACGATCCGTTCCGCAGCCTCGCCGGCGAACTGCGCCGCGCCGGCGGGTTTGCCAAGGACACCACCCCGTTCAGCGAATTCCTGTGGGCTGACTTCCTGCGCCGGAAGATGTCGCGCAAGAGCGTGGAAGAGAACTTCGCCAAGGCGATCGAGAAAGGCCTCGGCTTCGTCAAAAGCAAGGACGCGGTCTATCTGCCCGGCTGGTGCGGGCCGACGACGGACGATTGA
- a CDS encoding beta-ketoacyl-ACP synthase — MSAPRDKLGRPIVVVTGMGVVTSLGAGKQDNWTRLTAGESGIRTVTRFPVDGLKTTMAGTVDFVTVDPATSTGLTERLAEIATEEALEQAAIGTKADFPGPLFLAVAPVEVEWPQRLAIGRATGMTKFDYGDVLRVSGGGAFGEYHHRFMFGSIASRLAETFGTKGSPISLSTACASGATAIQLGVEAIRRGEADAALCVGTDGSVNPEALVRFSLLSALSTQNAPPQGASKPFSKNRDGFVMAEGAGAMVLESYESAMARGATILGVVAGCGELTDSFHRTRSSPDGKPIIGCMRKTLADAGLEPEQIDHINAHGTATPENDKMEYNTTAVVFGEHLSKIPVSSNKSMVGHTISAAGAVEAVFSLLTLEHQRIPPTINYEVPDPAILFDVVGNKARDARVTAVMSNSFGFGGQNASLILTREPV; from the coding sequence ATGTCAGCACCACGCGATAAACTCGGCAGGCCGATCGTCGTCGTTACCGGCATGGGCGTGGTGACCTCGCTCGGCGCCGGCAAGCAGGACAACTGGACCCGGCTGACCGCGGGTGAATCCGGGATCCGGACCGTGACGCGGTTTCCGGTCGATGGCCTCAAGACCACCATGGCCGGCACCGTCGATTTCGTCACCGTCGATCCCGCCACGTCGACCGGTCTCACCGAGCGCCTCGCCGAGATCGCGACCGAGGAAGCGCTCGAACAGGCCGCCATCGGGACAAAAGCGGATTTTCCCGGGCCGCTGTTTCTCGCGGTCGCCCCGGTCGAGGTCGAATGGCCGCAGCGGCTCGCGATCGGGCGCGCGACCGGAATGACCAAATTCGACTATGGCGACGTGCTGCGCGTCAGCGGCGGCGGCGCCTTCGGCGAATATCATCACCGCTTCATGTTCGGTTCGATCGCTAGTCGCCTTGCCGAGACCTTCGGCACCAAGGGCTCGCCGATCTCGTTGTCGACCGCGTGCGCCTCCGGCGCCACCGCGATCCAGCTCGGCGTCGAGGCGATCCGCCGCGGCGAGGCCGACGCCGCCCTGTGCGTCGGTACCGACGGTTCGGTCAATCCGGAAGCGCTGGTGCGCTTCTCACTGCTGTCGGCGCTGTCGACCCAGAACGCGCCGCCGCAGGGTGCCTCAAAACCGTTCTCGAAAAACCGCGACGGTTTCGTCATGGCCGAAGGCGCCGGCGCGATGGTGCTGGAGAGCTATGAATCCGCGATGGCGCGCGGCGCCACCATTCTCGGCGTCGTCGCCGGTTGCGGCGAATTGACCGACTCGTTCCACCGCACCCGCTCCAGCCCGGACGGCAAGCCGATCATCGGCTGCATGCGCAAGACGCTGGCCGACGCCGGCCTCGAGCCGGAGCAGATCGACCACATCAACGCGCACGGCACCGCGACGCCCGAAAACGACAAGATGGAGTACAACACGACCGCGGTCGTGTTCGGCGAGCACCTGTCGAAGATCCCGGTGTCGTCGAACAAGTCGATGGTCGGACACACCATCTCCGCGGCCGGTGCGGTCGAGGCGGTGTTCTCGCTGCTGACGCTGGAGCATCAGCGGATTCCGCCGACCATCAATTACGAGGTGCCGGACCCGGCGATCCTGTTTGACGTCGTCGGCAACAAGGCGCGCGACGCCCGCGTCACCGCCGTGATGTCGAACTCGTTCGGTTTTGGCGGGCAAAATGCCTCGCTGATCCTGACGCGCGAACCTGTGTAG
- a CDS encoding 3-hydroxyacyl-ACP dehydratase FabZ family protein — MDLDYFKLIDRIVDLNLDAKTITVEAQVPEKHTIFEGHFPGHPIMPGVLLTEAMAQTSGWLLIALTKFERMPFLAAIKEAKMRGFVSPGDLLSIEASLVHEGSGYAITAAKVRVGGKLRSEATITFGVVPFPHPDLRVHMDAMAAKIGFPLQALTHD; from the coding sequence ATGGACCTTGATTATTTCAAGCTGATCGACCGCATCGTCGACCTCAACCTCGACGCGAAGACAATTACGGTCGAGGCGCAGGTTCCAGAGAAGCACACCATCTTCGAGGGGCATTTCCCGGGCCACCCGATCATGCCCGGCGTGCTGCTGACGGAGGCGATGGCGCAGACGTCCGGCTGGCTGCTGATTGCTCTGACGAAGTTCGAGCGCATGCCGTTTCTGGCCGCGATCAAGGAAGCCAAGATGCGCGGCTTCGTCAGCCCCGGCGATCTCCTGAGCATCGAGGCCAGTCTTGTCCACGAAGGCTCGGGCTATGCCATCACCGCCGCCAAAGTGCGCGTCGGCGGCAAATTGAGGTCTGAGGCCACGATCACGTTCGGTGTCGTCCCCTTCCCGCATCCTGACCTGCGCGTACACATGGACGCGATGGCGGCCAAGATCGGCTTTCCCCTGCAGGCGTTGACGCATGACTGA
- a CDS encoding GNAT family N-acetyltransferase, protein MGAVHRLATPDDATGLFEIRRKAILELAPQGMPAGEAKAWATKLTLAGMAQKLREFEIWVAELDGVAAGWAAIRGDTLEGLYTAPEFAGRGVGTALLEMLERRMRGSGVDAVRAEASSNARAFYLRRGYLMSGPQTPKGAWPIAKQLR, encoded by the coding sequence ATGGGCGCCGTTCACCGTCTGGCTACGCCTGATGATGCGACCGGTCTGTTCGAGATCAGGCGCAAGGCGATCCTCGAGTTGGCGCCGCAGGGAATGCCTGCCGGTGAGGCCAAAGCGTGGGCGACGAAGCTCACGCTGGCCGGAATGGCGCAAAAGCTTCGCGAATTCGAAATCTGGGTTGCCGAGCTTGATGGCGTCGCGGCCGGATGGGCTGCCATTCGCGGCGATACGCTGGAGGGGCTGTATACGGCCCCGGAATTTGCCGGCCGGGGCGTCGGCACGGCGCTGCTCGAAATGCTCGAGCGACGGATGCGTGGAAGCGGCGTCGATGCCGTCCGTGCGGAGGCAAGCTCGAACGCCCGGGCGTTCTATCTTCGACGGGGCTACCTGATGTCCGGGCCGCAAACCCCCAAGGGGGCCTGGCCGATCGCGAAGCAGCTTCGGTAA
- a CDS encoding aminotransferase yields the protein MTSMNKVFADLPVTVFEAMSQLARDNNAINLGQGFPDDPGPEDIRRAAADASVNGYNQYPSMMGIPELRTAISDHYGRWHHLTLDPMTEVMVTSGGTEALTSSILAVVEPGDEVVVFQPVYDSYLPIIRQAGGIPRLLRLEPPEWRLNEEMLRSVFNHKTKAVLFNNPLNPAAVVYPREDLELLARFCQEFDTIAICDEVWEHVVFDGREHIPLITIPGMRDRTIKVGSAGKIFSLTGWKIGFVCAAPPLLRVAAKVHQFLTFTTAPNLQAAVAYGLNKPAEYFYDMRKDLARSRDRLTKGLESIGFPVLKSQGTYFLTVDLSPLGLNETDVAFCQRIVNDYKVAAIPVSAFYEQDAVTSVVRFCFSKKDATLDTALERLSDAVHRRKR from the coding sequence ATGACTTCCATGAACAAGGTCTTCGCCGACCTTCCCGTCACCGTCTTCGAAGCCATGTCGCAGCTCGCGCGCGACAACAATGCGATCAATCTCGGCCAGGGTTTTCCTGACGATCCCGGCCCGGAGGACATCCGCCGCGCCGCCGCGGACGCGTCCGTCAACGGCTACAACCAATACCCGTCGATGATGGGCATTCCGGAACTGCGAACCGCGATATCAGATCATTACGGGCGCTGGCACCATCTCACGCTCGATCCGATGACCGAGGTGATGGTGACGTCGGGCGGGACCGAGGCGCTGACCTCGTCGATCCTCGCGGTGGTCGAGCCCGGCGACGAGGTCGTGGTGTTTCAGCCGGTCTATGACAGCTATCTGCCGATCATCCGCCAGGCCGGCGGCATTCCGCGCCTGCTGCGGCTGGAGCCGCCGGAGTGGCGGCTGAACGAGGAGATGCTGCGCAGCGTCTTCAACCACAAGACCAAGGCGGTGCTGTTCAACAATCCGCTCAATCCGGCCGCAGTGGTCTATCCGCGCGAAGACCTCGAATTGCTGGCGCGGTTCTGCCAGGAGTTCGACACCATCGCGATCTGTGACGAGGTCTGGGAGCACGTCGTGTTCGACGGCCGCGAGCACATTCCGCTGATCACGATTCCCGGCATGCGCGACCGCACCATCAAGGTCGGCAGCGCCGGCAAGATTTTCTCGCTGACCGGCTGGAAGATCGGCTTTGTCTGTGCCGCGCCGCCGCTGCTGCGGGTCGCCGCCAAGGTGCATCAGTTTCTCACCTTCACCACAGCGCCCAACCTGCAGGCCGCCGTCGCCTACGGCCTCAACAAGCCGGCGGAATATTTCTACGACATGCGCAAGGATCTGGCGCGAAGCAGGGACCGCCTCACCAAAGGTCTGGAGAGCATCGGTTTCCCGGTGCTGAAATCGCAGGGCACGTATTTCCTCACCGTCGATCTGTCGCCGCTCGGATTGAACGAAACCGATGTGGCGTTCTGCCAGCGCATCGTCAACGATTACAAGGTCGCCGCGATCCCGGTGTCGGCATTCTACGAGCAGGATGCGGTGACGTCGGTGGTGCGGTTCTGTTTCTCCAAGAAGGATGCCACGCTGGATACCGCGCTGGAGCGTCTGTCGGACGCGGTCCATCGCCGCAAGAGGTAG
- a CDS encoding acyl carrier protein produces the protein MSSTYDQIANIIAETCDIPRDTIKPESHAIDDLGIDSLDFLDIAFAIDKAFGIKMPLEKWTQEVNDGKATTEQYFVLQNLADRIDELVAAKNAGTGA, from the coding sequence ATGTCCTCTACATACGATCAGATCGCCAACATTATCGCCGAGACCTGCGACATTCCCCGCGACACCATCAAGCCGGAGAGCCACGCCATCGACGATCTCGGGATCGACAGCCTCGACTTCCTGGACATCGCCTTTGCAATCGACAAGGCGTTCGGCATCAAGATGCCGCTCGAGAAGTGGACCCAGGAAGTCAACGACGGCAAGGCCACGACCGAACAGTATTTCGTGCTGCAGAACCTCGCCGATCGCATCGACGAACTGGTCGCCGCCAAGAACGCGGGAACGGGCGCGTAA
- a CDS encoding ion channel — MARSPNERTAKTQVVRLGGREVVTEGLNLNFWADISHRCMTASWPAFIGGAATVFVAFNAFFAFFYWIGDQPISNVPGGAYIDYLYFSIETLSTAGYGDMHPQTHYGHFVATVELFTGIFSMSVMTGLVFARFSRPRARLLFAENPVISDHEGERTLMIRLANERHNIISNANARLWLFKNIVSKEGQPLRRFYELPLSRNESPALALSWTLFHVIDEASPLYGLNAEDLGANNIALVVVVSGYDVVAAQTVHARKSYDYPDIRIGHHYAEILDTTEDGRLRVDYGRFHETLED, encoded by the coding sequence ATGGCCAGAAGCCCAAATGAACGAACGGCAAAAACACAGGTGGTGCGTCTTGGCGGCCGCGAGGTCGTCACCGAAGGTTTGAATCTGAATTTCTGGGCCGACATCAGCCATCGCTGCATGACGGCCTCCTGGCCTGCCTTTATCGGCGGCGCCGCGACGGTGTTCGTCGCCTTCAACGCCTTCTTCGCATTCTTCTACTGGATCGGCGACCAGCCGATCTCCAACGTGCCCGGCGGCGCCTACATCGATTATCTCTATTTCAGCATCGAGACGCTCTCGACCGCCGGCTACGGCGACATGCACCCGCAAACCCATTACGGCCATTTCGTCGCCACCGTCGAGCTGTTCACGGGCATCTTCTCGATGTCGGTCATGACCGGGCTGGTGTTCGCCCGCTTCTCGCGGCCGCGCGCCCGGCTGCTGTTCGCCGAGAACCCGGTGATATCGGATCATGAGGGCGAGCGGACGCTGATGATCCGCCTCGCCAACGAGCGCCACAACATCATCAGCAATGCCAACGCCAGGCTCTGGCTGTTCAAGAATATCGTCAGCAAGGAAGGCCAACCGCTTCGCCGGTTCTACGAACTGCCGCTGTCGCGCAACGAAAGCCCGGCGCTGGCGCTGAGCTGGACCCTTTTTCACGTCATCGACGAGGCCAGCCCGTTATACGGCCTAAACGCCGAAGATCTCGGAGCCAACAATATCGCGCTGGTGGTGGTGGTGTCCGGATACGACGTGGTTGCAGCGCAAACCGTCCATGCCCGCAAATCCTATGACTATCCCGACATTCGCATCGGTCACCACTATGCGGAAATCCTCGACACCACCGAGGACGGCCGCCTGCGGGTCGACTACGGCCGGTTCCACGAGACGTTGGAGGATTAG
- a CDS encoding rhodanese-like domain-containing protein, whose amino-acid sequence MADHQVHDLTPEEVSNGIAEGRYLLVDVREPNEVAVEAYPDGVVVPLSTFDPAAIPDPKGKTVVFACRSGKRSVTASLAAQAAGLAYDHHLAGGILGWKAAGLPTRTGG is encoded by the coding sequence GTGGCGGATCATCAGGTGCACGATTTAACGCCGGAGGAAGTGTCGAACGGGATCGCGGAAGGACGCTATCTTCTGGTCGACGTCCGCGAGCCCAATGAGGTCGCGGTGGAGGCCTATCCGGATGGCGTGGTGGTTCCACTCTCGACATTCGATCCGGCTGCCATTCCCGACCCCAAAGGGAAGACGGTGGTTTTCGCCTGCCGGTCCGGCAAGCGCTCGGTGACGGCGTCGCTGGCGGCGCAGGCGGCGGGCCTTGCCTATGACCACCATCTGGCCGGCGGCATCCTGGGCTGGAAGGCGGCCGGACTGCCGACCAGGACCGGCGGCTGA
- a CDS encoding lipid A biosynthesis lauroyl acyltransferase: MNRLLLRTKARLRDAAKPVSEAAVGALTIGLLRTTRYFDPDKTSNFFGRVTRFIGRRLREDRIGRENLVAAFPEKSPEEIETILAGVWDNLGRIGAEFAHLDHIWDYDVDHPEKPSRIEFSARTKQLFDALRDDGKPAIIFASHLGNWEIPALGAVAHGLDCAILFRRPNIESADRAIERIRAVKMGTLVPAGREAPLKLAEALQNGQHVAMLVDQYMGNGVEVTFFGRKTKANPTLARLLRQVECPVHGVRIIRLPNHRFRAELSEEVKPARDAAGQIDIQGTMQAVTSVIEGWVREYPDQWLWLHRRWR, encoded by the coding sequence ATGAACCGTCTGCTCCTCCGCACCAAGGCGCGCCTGCGCGACGCTGCCAAGCCGGTTTCGGAAGCGGCCGTCGGCGCGCTGACGATCGGCCTGTTGCGCACGACGCGCTATTTCGACCCGGACAAGACCTCGAACTTCTTTGGCCGCGTCACCCGTTTCATCGGCCGAAGGCTGCGCGAGGATCGCATCGGCCGCGAAAATCTTGTCGCCGCCTTCCCCGAGAAATCGCCCGAGGAGATCGAGACCATTCTGGCCGGCGTCTGGGACAATCTCGGCCGCATCGGGGCCGAGTTCGCCCATCTCGACCACATCTGGGATTACGACGTCGATCATCCCGAGAAACCCAGCCGGATCGAGTTCAGCGCGCGGACCAAGCAACTGTTCGATGCGCTGCGCGATGACGGCAAGCCGGCGATCATTTTCGCCAGCCACCTCGGCAACTGGGAAATTCCGGCGCTGGGCGCCGTCGCGCATGGGCTCGATTGCGCCATCCTGTTCCGGCGGCCGAACATCGAGTCCGCCGATCGCGCCATCGAACGGATCCGCGCGGTCAAGATGGGCACACTGGTGCCGGCTGGCCGCGAGGCGCCGCTGAAACTCGCCGAAGCGCTGCAGAACGGCCAGCACGTCGCGATGCTGGTCGATCAGTACATGGGTAATGGCGTCGAGGTGACGTTCTTCGGCCGCAAGACCAAGGCCAACCCGACGCTGGCGCGGCTCTTGCGGCAGGTCGAATGCCCGGTCCACGGCGTGCGCATCATCCGCCTGCCCAACCACCGCTTCCGCGCCGAACTGTCCGAAGAGGTCAAGCCGGCGCGCGACGCCGCCGGCCAAATCGATATCCAGGGAACGATGCAGGCGGTCACGTCGGTGATCGAAGGCTGGGTGCGCGAATATCCGGACCAGTGGCTGTGGCTGCACCGCCGCTGGCGGTAG
- a CDS encoding polyamine ABC transporter substrate-binding protein — protein MRDQARNKLRLQVYLLAATAVVVLAAPAQAEERTVNFFNWSNYMAPDVLENFTRETGIKVVYDTFDANETLETRLLAGKSGYDVVVPTGYFLQRQITAKVFLKLDKAKLPNLANAWPVVTQQLAIYDPGNNYGANYMWGTTGIGYNVKMAQKILGPDAKIDSWDMVFKPENLAKFKECGIHMLDSADDILPAALSYLGIDPNSTKQADLEKAADLVVKIRPYVRKFHSSEYLGALASGEICFVVGWSGDIMQARSRAAEAKNGIDIGYTIPKEGAQMFFDNLAIPSDARNVAEAYELINYLYRPDVAAKNSDFLSYANGNLASQKLVDPRILNDKNIYPDEAMQKKLFVIQARDAATQRIINRLWTKVKTGK, from the coding sequence ATGCGCGACCAGGCCCGGAACAAACTTCGTTTGCAGGTTTATTTGCTGGCTGCGACGGCGGTGGTTGTGCTGGCAGCCCCGGCGCAGGCCGAAGAGCGCACGGTCAATTTCTTCAACTGGTCGAACTACATGGCGCCGGATGTCCTGGAGAATTTCACCAGGGAGACCGGCATCAAGGTGGTCTACGACACCTTCGACGCCAACGAGACGCTGGAGACCCGGCTGTTGGCCGGAAAATCCGGCTACGACGTCGTGGTGCCGACCGGCTATTTCCTGCAGCGCCAGATCACGGCGAAGGTTTTTCTGAAACTCGACAAGGCGAAGCTGCCGAACCTTGCCAACGCCTGGCCGGTGGTGACGCAGCAGCTCGCGATCTACGATCCCGGCAACAATTACGGCGCCAACTACATGTGGGGGACCACCGGCATCGGCTACAATGTCAAGATGGCGCAGAAAATCCTCGGGCCGGATGCGAAGATCGATAGCTGGGACATGGTGTTCAAGCCGGAGAACCTCGCCAAGTTCAAGGAGTGCGGCATTCACATGCTGGATTCCGCCGACGATATTCTGCCAGCCGCATTGAGCTATCTCGGGATCGACCCGAATTCGACCAAGCAGGCCGATCTCGAAAAGGCGGCCGATCTCGTCGTCAAGATCAGGCCCTATGTCCGAAAATTTCACTCGTCCGAATATCTCGGCGCGCTGGCGTCCGGCGAGATCTGCTTCGTGGTGGGCTGGTCGGGCGACATCATGCAGGCGCGCAGCCGCGCGGCGGAGGCCAAAAACGGTATCGATATCGGCTACACCATCCCGAAGGAGGGCGCGCAGATGTTTTTCGACAATCTGGCGATTCCATCGGATGCCAGGAATGTCGCGGAAGCCTATGAGCTGATCAACTATCTCTACCGCCCGGATGTCGCGGCGAAGAATTCGGATTTCCTGTCCTACGCCAACGGCAACCTGGCGAGCCAGAAGCTGGTCGACCCCAGGATTCTGAACGACAAAAATATCTATCCGGACGAAGCGATGCAGAAGAAGCTGTTCGTGATCCAGGCCCGCGACGCTGCCACACAGCGCATCATCAACCGGTTGTGGACGAAGGTGAAGACGGGGAAGTGA